The Aricia agestis chromosome 8, ilAriAges1.1, whole genome shotgun sequence genomic sequence CGGTGGCAATAAGAACTTCGAGCTTATGTATAATATGGACCCCGGAAATGTTATAGTGCCATCTGTCGGTGGCAATAAGAACTTCGAGCATAACACAGTAGCGGAGGAGGTCTGAGCACAACCGATTACTAAGTAGGTACTGGCCAACATAGTTACAACTGCGGAATTAAAATATTTGGCGTTTAGATACTCTGCTACCTTCGAATCATATTACCACAATTCACACCAGGCGGCAGTGCCTGTGTTAACGAGCGACAAACTTATCTAAGCCCGCCCAAGTTTAaagaaaagataataaaaacataatttactaaaaaactGTCATAAATACATCAcaacagcaatattataatcatttatttaaaaaaatacaaaatagaaacaatattttaatacgcGTCATTACGATTTGCTTCCTTGTTATATTTAACTCATCTCATGCGCTTAGATAAGTAATCTTTAAGTAACAAAAATGAACTTAAGATTTTACTCCAACTTAAATATGTCTAGCAGAAATTGTTTGTATTTCTCCGTCTTGTAGGAGTACACTATCCGCGCGTTAGCGTTTTCTTTCTCCAGAAACTCATTTGTAGTGATGCCTCTCTTTTCACCTGAAATTACAACCATATCTATATTAAAAACCTATGAATGGCTATGGAATTCGGTTGCAcctatgttataaaaatagtgAAAACCTACCCAAACCTAGTAACAAAGATAGAGAAGTACCGAAAATTCTGCCATGTGAAGTGGAAAAAAAGCCATTCGCAGTCTTAAAATGGAGAGAGCCCCAGGCCCAGATAAAGTACCAAATGAAATCCTAAAAGGCAGCCTTAATTACTATTTAGGGAAAGTTCTAGATAACCTTTAAAAAATCTGGTGCTCATCGATGATGTCATTTTGTTTAGAATAATAGATGTTCCCAGATTGTCGGTCATTTTATCCCTGATCTTTTATCTTTTTCCGGGGCTCTTTAAAAaccaaattgcataaaatcgggtAGTGTTAGTGAAAGTCACCGCATTTATAGAAGCGATCCTTAACAAATAAACTATGAGAGATATTAATCCTCACCACAAGTAACAATATCGTGTCTGGAGAACTTGAACTCATCCACCAAGCTGGGGTTGATAGCCGCAGCCACTGCCGCTGGGTCCAGCGCTTGCCAGCTCTCCTGCGAGGCCAGCGACACCTGCTCAAACAGGTTTTGGGCCCGCATGATGTCGGTTGGGATAGCTCCTAACACGTCTTTCCTCCACTCCTGTAAATTGTAAACAGCCCAATATAGGTAATATAGGAATCTTGCATGAAGGTTTCTAAACTAAGGAAGCTTTTGGGCACCAAAATCCAATTGCCAATTATACAGTTCAATTGTTTTTGAGATGAAACCTCGTAACTGCAGCAGAGCGATGCGACACTTCACATCTCATTCTTGgagtataataatagctcccacaccggtttcggtgacggtggccggtttcattgaaaccaggccagctacgaaggagtaattttatagtgctcaagtgtatgcgcaatacacaagagcactctctattcctttactctcataactcagtgggacggaagaccgacacgaccggcgagagatcaggcgcagggccgactttttacatgcccatccgacacatggatcatctGCCTGTATTTTccttaccaaacttggaaataacatgtttccaacgccggaatctaacccacgacctccgagtcaagagccgctcttaccactagaccacggaggcgttattctTGGAGTGAAGCGTCGCGAAGTACCGCTGCTGCGTCTTGTGATATGCCTCATAAAATGCACGTAAAGCATATTATATAGTCGTGACGTGTTGTATAGTTTTCAAAAGTTACGCCCATTGTGGTCTTTTAGGTACATTAAGTCGCCACTAGTGCAGCAGCAGCGCGTAAAAAGTGACTAGTAAAAAGAACAGCTTGACAGCCGCGCGACTCtttagtatagaagtcgcgctgctgccgcactactggcggcctaatgtgaaggcagtcttAGCGTCATGCTGTCATACTTACACATGCCGGTAATGCATGCGACTTCTCATTGCTTTACTATCTTGTagaagtactatcagagaagttaattcataggcagatggcgggcctaagtaatttagtcgcgttatatcaaacccagcTTTAGCTTTGAtttgacataatccaaccacatgacgtaggtcttTCAACTGCTTACGACGCCTTATGGATCAATTTCTTCGTTACATTGGTGGCTATCGGCCACCACGCAATCAGTTTACACCTTTGCCTCCTATTTTCTAAAGAACATAACATGCTGCAATTGGTTTTCATTTGTCAATAGTACATACCACGGTAAAGTTGCAATGCTGCTGCACCTGTGAGAAGGGTAGGAAGGTGACGCGGTCAGGAGTCGCGTGCGCTGCTACCACGTGGTACGCTTCCACATCCATATGAGCATTGAATTCCGCTTTCGGCCAGGAATCATCTGAAATTATATCACTATCTTCTAAGTCTTGGCTTAAAGTTCCATTGATGACAGAAATGcttacaatacataataatattataaatttacataTTGAGTCATTCTGAGATGTTTAATTTGAAATTTGGACTTTAGCATGCTTTGTCAGATCTGGCTAAAACATTGAAGTAAATGACTCACGTACTATGGATATGCCCAGCACCAACGTACAGATGTGCTATTCGACTGAGAAAATCTGGATCCAGTTTTATCGCCAGTGCCACATTAGTCAGCGCACCCAAAGTCACTACCGTTAGTTGATCTGtaagcagttttttttatatgtaagtaAGGTAAAAGTCAAAAGCAGGAATTGTCAATGTGAACTAAAACATGTACtggtataaaattttaaagctttttgAAAATTGAAccttatctatatataaaaaaatggattttcaattgtgttagtaacgctaaaactcgaaaacggctgaacgtattgggctaattttagtcttaaaatatttgtagaagtcctgggaaggttttaaaatcacacgtgacacgaagttcaccgggacagctaatcAATTGATAAATTTCGAAAAGGTCCCATTTCCATAAACCTGGATTTTCGGTAAACCAATTTTGACTACctttatgttctttagataGATCAATAAGGGCCTCTACGGCATTTTTGGTGTGAGCGGGCTTCAGACCGTCGAGGTATTTCCCCGAGTCTCCCAGACCGTCCTTGCCGTAGTAGTGACCAGCGTCCGGAGTCCTGACTAGCGATGACTTTGAACCACGGTATATGGGAACCTGTAAAGTGAAAAGGAAACATTGACTACTTAAGCCCAGAAAAGCTGTAATCCatgttattattacttatttcttCCGTATAGTCGTAttctcatggctgagggacgtgaccaccaaaaatTGCTTTCCGGGatatagggctctccacttatCTCTGTTTTTGGCCTGAtaaaatgcctcctggaacgtgcattcagcagccttgacaatcgcgtctgtcttgactctgcctctgcctcttttccgcTCTGATTTCCCAGCTAATATGAGACTCtcaatattacttatttattatgaagaaaaaaatttgtttctttGCAGTAAATATGCTCCGAAACTAAGGCTGATCTTGATAAAATTTGGGGCagttaaaataatagtaaagtaGACCACGGGCAAGAACATAAGACATTTTTATGATGCAAGAACGAACGATTCCCGCGGATTTTTCAACAACTTCTAGTCATTTtgaaaatgattaaaaatgatctagatttttttaacatacaCACAATTAAAAATGGTTTCTAATTATTGTGACACGACTTTAAAGAATCTCATCTATTAAATAATTTGGACTTACATCTTGCCTCTTGATGATCTTTAGCACTCTCTGATTGTTGAGGCACACATTATCCTCATTCGTATTTCCATTAACGGTCGTCAGACCGATCAGTTTTGGACTgcaaatataaaacaatataatttaggATTCACTGAATTCAGACTTATTAGATTACTTTGGATTTTCtatgagaataatattatgttggtggGGCTTATAGTCATTAATTCGGAATGAAAATTACTTCTGAGAACAGATCTGTTACGGCTAATTTTATCTCAACAAGTACAAAAAAATCAAcgtgaaaatataatatctttatagTCTACAAAAGCCACAGAAgacagaacaaaaaaaaaataagctattGTTGACCTTAAATCAAGTTACCGATATAAAAACGGTGCTAATTACAAAGTTAAAAAGGAATATTTTTCCATTCATAATAATGATGCATCTTACCCATTGTAATGCTTCTCATACAACAAGGCGAGGAAAATCGCCATTGCATCGTCTCCACCCGCATCGTTGTCTATTACCAGCTTTGGTGAAGGGTCCCTGAAAAAtagaagaataagaattattttttaaacactaATAACTTTATGCATTAGGCTTCTCACAGACGAACGGCATTTGCCAACGGCAGATACAACTGCATTGCAGCCGTCGCCTGCACTTATCAATGGCTGCCGGCAACGcatcgacggctgccgtcgacaagGCGACGGCTGCAGTTGTATCTACCGTTGGCAAGTGCCGCTTGTCTATAAGATGTCTAGCGCAcgcgtgtgcgttactgcatataattgcataggttctatttccacggactaaaaagtgcgtcacggatagtctgtcgacTGCGCTGCGCCTTATATACATTACAAGGTCCAGGTCACAACATTTCTTGTAATACAATTTTTAGCTGATTTTTGTGCTGGCCAGGAAAAACCTAAATTGTGTTGAACATCTGTCAGATGTTTGTACACGTGCGCTATTATCATTGAGCAgctgatcataataataataatgttatcgtAAACGTTATGTGCGCCGGTTCTTCTCATCGTCAAATATGgcacaattttgtaaaaaaaatatacgtaaGTACATAATTTCTGATACTAAGCAATAAAGACGCCTGTAACCTATTGCATGGCAGTCGCAAGATACGTATCACCCAGCATCCTGCCAAGCCCCTACTAGGTCCGTCTACTAGAGATCATGTAAAATAAtccgaatataatattatggtaaaaggTATTTTAGATGCCAATGGAAACAtaatagtcataatataatcatGTTATGACCTTTCTAATTTAGGTCACGAGTATTCTACCAAGCGACTTCTGATCAATGACCGGTTTTCAAATGCAGAACTAAAATGATTGAATGAATCATTAATAATgacaaaacaaatgaaaaaaCCATTAGGTTGGCAGTCAGTCCATTAGATAGAATCTAAATTACTTGCACCAAAAAATTAAATGACGTGCTTCCGCTTAAACTAAATTATGCTATTAGAGTGGTTGTGTGTTATGTTTAGAGCAACGGAGTTAAGAGTCACTTAGAATAACTTAGCCAATATAATTTAGTTCTAATCATActggtaaataaaatataacttacgtAATACTACATAACACGCAGGACAGATTTATCAACAAAAGCAACAGTAACAACATTATACACATGCGGACTGACCGATACAACAACTACGAATGGTCACTTAATAAGATTTAAACTAAACATAAGATAGAAACTGTGATAGAAATAAGATAAATATGAACTAACTGAACTACTGATAAGTAATAACTCGTTTTTAAttgttactagctgtttgaccgagccttgctcggtattcgataaaacacgaataaaatgacattttctaaaaatgattcctagctagataggatagaatatatataatataatcaagaATTGAACCATAGAatcaagaattgctcgtttaaatatataagattaacgattactaattatttatatcATTACAAAATACAGATATTTGATTATTGCtttatgtatttattgtttttgttatcTATTATAGGCTCTTTGTTGGGCcgtttctattataatattttattgttatattacaTAGCTATTACTGTTAAGTCACTAATTGTACAGTATATTATGATTGAATTATAACAAAGATAACAATGACTGTTGAATTTAaaagcaaataataattattactgtaaGGAAACCTAACGTAGgtatatatttcataaaaaatctatatatgcatttcgtattatcacttatagctctcacataaatatttaaggagcgagctggcgaacaaaaccggacATGTCCACCAGAGTgcgaaagtatatttttttggaatCGTCTTCACTTGATCCATCTGTGTCAATCCCTGTTATTATTTTGAATCAAAACCGGTTAATAAGGCtttaaaaagtcaattttcaaacaaaaccggattagttcagtagtagtagtagttgatACTTGATACTAGTATTTTAGCcaatgtgtaatttttttttctcatggTTTAATCCGGTTCTTTTCGCCAGCTCCTCATTTTATGTACGGCATAAATATTGtgataattttaagtttttagcAGTTTCAGACTTTCAGTTCGTTCCTACTTTGACAATGACACTGATAAAGATGCAAACAAGGGACTGTCAAATAAAACAGCTGATTACAAAGCCGATAACATTGTTTACATCTATTTACATTTTATGGCTGCACCAAAATATTAAGGCACATTTTCTATTTCTATAAataaactaacattttatatgaTAACAACTACTAATTAAAAACCTACGTACCTCATATTGCAGATTTTGTCAGAAAATAAACAAGAAATAAAGATAGAGCCGGCTTTGTTTCAGTCCCTTTACACTTCACGTATATCATTAGAAAAACACACACTATATAAAAGTCATAGTAAAGTGTAATTATTGTGCATTAATTCTAAGcacagaatattattattttgaatcacAGACGACGCGACCGTGTGCGTCAGCAAATACCAGACATCTGCGATACTGAAAAGGACGCCAATATCTAATCTCGCTGAAAACAGAGCGAGATAGAACGCTGACCTAACCCGGCTTCGCAATGCTTTGTCTGACTTGTGCATATCAAATTAGAATTTAGGTCtttgttatgagttatgactgtgTTGTTTAACTCATTTATGAACAATCCAATCGTCGCAATGGATAGCATCTTAGACTGAACTATGTTAAGTTTATAATACTAAAAGAcgtccacaactccgttgcgccaaaatatgtttatcgcgcgagaaccgtacattttttgagataaaaagtatcctatgtcctttcccagggctaaaagtatctccataccttttagcaaaatcggttcagcggtttgggcgtgaagacgtaacagacagactgacagacgaacacactttcgcatttttagtATGGACTTACCATTATCATGAATACTATAGTCGCCTCTGATCTGATATGAATACTACGCCtctcctaggcagatggcggacctaagtaatttggccgcgctaagtcaaacccagccatGATCCGACCGATCACACTAAACagcgtaggtccgtcaactgcctaggaatcaatttcctcgatggtacttatcACGAAAATAAACGACTATACAAATTTCactcaatttattttgttcGTCTTTCTTTTTTTGATTTAGTCTACAACTTCCAATTCCATGGCGCTCTCTTGCTGTCCTTCGCGAAGAGTTTTAGCAGCAGATCCTGGTAAGGTTCCTTCTTTACTTCCGTCACCACTCTCGCTGTTGCGTTAGCGCTCTCGAAGTCGTATCTTGTGACGCCGCGTTCACTATCTATAATAGTAATTACAtcctttagggcctgtttcaccacttcctgataagtgctggataggcaatccaccacttaacttgacagatagggtatggagaatctgtccaataagttgtggatagcctatccagcactttatcaggaagtggtgaaacaggccctgtcTTCACAAAACAAAAGCAAATAAGCACGGTTGTATACGATATTAAATGTCCGTATgattgcccaagcacatacggcattatCGCAACATAAAGACGCCCCAGTCCAGAAAAAAGAACAATTCAATACGTCTGAGAATTCCTGTGTGTGGGTTTCTTCACGAtgtttttccttcaccgtacgaccGTATTATACTTGATTattgtacttgagatcagaaaatgtcagATTGGTACACGCCTTCACCCGGGATTGAACCTGTACCCACTACGAGTGCGAATCAAAGGTCTACTAACTAGACCACGGACGCTCTTTGCTTGATAATAACTTAGTTATTTCTCATCTTATTTATTATTCTGCGTTGTGAGAATGCACTTGGACAATACGGGCTCTTATCGCTGGCCCAAAACTTCCTTAGACACTGGAGTCATATTAGCCACGGAACCGAAATTCCTTATTTTTCCTCAAGGTCACTTACCACAAGTCCCAACAGTAGCTTTTGCGTACTTCGCCTCCACGACTATGTCATCTTCATCCAACACGATGGCCATCGCTGCTGGGTCCAGGAGACACCAGTAGGTGGAGTTGGCCATGCTAACTCGCTCGAATGCGTTCTGCCTCTTCATGATCGATGTCGGAAGAGTTCCGAGTTTGTTGATCCTCCAGTCCTGAAATCATTGTTTGGGACGATATTATGTTTGATATGAATGCTTAAttaatgtgtatttttattatcctttgttactttatacgtgggagagccatgcttcgggacgaatgggccggctcgaccggagcaatatcacgttctcacagaaaaccggagtgaaacagcgcttgcgctgtgtttcgccgagtgagtgagtataccggaggcccaatcccctaccctattcccttccctaccctcccctattccctttccttcccatccctacccgcccctattccctttccttcccatccctaccctcctctattaccctcctaaaaggccggcaacgcacctgcagctcttctgatgctgcgagtgtccatgggtgacggaagttgctttccatcaggtgacccgttagctcgttcgccccttatttcatttaaaaaaaacttatttatttgttaagttattgcatagcttttatcgcgggctttaaaaaattcaacaacaaaaacaaacctaacacccctgtgttaggttaggttagggggTGACCCctccccccgatggttgcacgccttgtcgtggcggtggggctctagtaaccgcggcttggacaaccgcggtgaagcaaagaggcaaccagggccggccggtgtcgccgcctggcccgaggagggcgctcccagcggactggaggagtccgctacggatgcgcaccgaggtggggccgcagaggaagaggcaagtaggtattacggtgcgccgcttgccctatcctctgcggccgaggacggatcgcgggggggagaggcattgtggtaggttgccgctttccctaccccccctgcgagctggcggggccgttccgcttgaacggcattggtggggccgcagaggaggaggcaagtaggtattacggtgcgccgcttgccctatcctctgcggccgaggtgtggtcggtggcagagccacagacttgatctgccacatggcctccaagtggcagactcggggggcgtctgctacagccttggtgggggccgaggaggagggcgcatgtgttgtgcgcccattgtggagtcttcgggccgctggcggggtcgcagatgtgtgtatcgttcctgtggccccgtcaatatgcggcgtggcggaagatggggggggggggttttagtgggtataccgtggtctcattagctacgggagtcccacataaccgctcgggtcgccccctgcgcctgggtggtatgcgtaatgcatttccccctccggaaaaaaaaaaaaaaaaaaaaaaagggggtGACCCCTCACTCCGACCGACttagcggtgcggcgttgccgtgcatcgtctaagGGTCGATTTATAATAGCtccaatttaaatgaaaaatatctTTTCTATACGTAAGTtcaatagtacgggagccctagaatattttttttattactatcaagcaaattttttgtaagtagcttcattttgataagacgaacaaccgacgaaaaatcttgaaagtggtagctaacagaaatagaaaggatttcatactttgacttgatggtcctaaaatatggcaaGCTATAACAACAACGATCAAGTTCTATTTataggacaatattactctttataactattaacctatcaatatacaaaaaaatcagcttgttagggttccgtttttggcttcagtagtcaaccaagttttgttcaTTACAGAACCCtacaacggaaccctaacgagctgattttttgtatattgatagattaatagtcatataatttaagagtaatattggCGCAGATTACACGCATgaatattatcacgattccatgataatattgatagtataataggccgaatcgcagtatcacagtacactaattgtgaatcgcgtgatactagaataATGATAAtgttgatgcgtgtaataccagCCTTtctcctacaaataaaacagtccatattttaggaccatcaattcaaagtatgaaatcctttctatctctgttagctaccgctttcgagatttttcgcaaataaaaatattgttcgtcttatcaaaatgaagcttctcacaaaaattagcttgatatagtaataaaaaaaaatgttgtagggctcccgtactacaaCTGCCGTGGTCTTACTTCGGTGATGTTCTGGTTTGCGTAGATAGTGGTGAAGGGTACGAGCGTCAGCTTGTCTGGTTGTCCGTGGCTAACCACAATGTGGTACGCCTCTGGGTCCATGGCTATGTTAAATTCTGCTTCATCTGTAAAATATAACAGAAAAATTTCTTTAGCACAAAGCAGCAATCATTATAAATCTTCCCTTTCTTTAATAGCTAGAAGATAATCTAAATGTATacaaaaaaatcggctaagtgcgagtcggactcgcgcacgaaggtttccgtaccgttatagagcgaaaataaggaaaaattgtattttttgtatgggagcccccctcaattatttcttttattttaattttattatttaatattaaataacacataaaattgaggattttgtgaaaatttcaagtgtctatatgtTGCCGTTATGGATTACGaaccaaaaagaccaaaaaataacgtttgttgtatgggagcccctcttaaatattaactttattttgtttttagtatttattgttatagcggcaatagaaatatctacataatctgtgaaaatttcagaagtctagctatagcagttattgagttacagcctggagacagacagacagacggacagacatcgaagtctcagtaatagggtcccgtttttaccctttgggtacggaaccctaaaaatgagagAGGCTCTATGTTCGGgcgtatgtatttttttaaactattattcgACCGTCCTTGGTccgattttcatttttttttttgttttatagggTAGGtataactcgaatttggtaccattttCATAAAAGCGGTGACTGGTGACATGATGATGGGACGGAATTTTGAGCAAAGTCTATATGGCGATGGTGAGTGAAAATACATggcgattttaattttttatgaagtaatcTAATCGGTTTAGTGACTTTCTTTTTAGAATTTAGGTGAGTTTTCTTATGCCCGGTTTCTAAGATTTTTGACAGGGTAAGCCCATGTCAAAACATAGTGATTGGGTTTATTGGGTTCGAATATCgattattagctttgtccatactgtgactttttctgttcgtcaagggaatgcgttatagcgcagtcaacagcgaacgtgaggcatgcccgcgacgcatgccctctgaccgcggtatccaaaaaacaaaaatgacaatgttggcgttgcgttcgttgacgtattcaattattgaatgcgccaaaacgaaagttgaatgaaagaagatgacgaaaattgaagacgaaagcgcatagtgtggacatagctattgggttttattaatttttaatacttacttaccGTTTATATTTCCACCACCTATGTACAGATGTCCAACCTTGTTTATGAATTCAGGGTCCAGTTTGATAGCCAGAGCAATGTTGGTCAGAGCACCAATGGCAGCAACTATTAACTTTTCTGAAAGAAGGtagaattttacaaaatatgtcttTGTAGTATATAGAAAtcaatttatttgtattatcgaattacatttaatatacctgtttTGTAATGAATtcgtattatattatcttattcatattttattctaatacGATAATATActtgtttaagttttttaaactattaattattttaatacaatattatgttactaaggTATAAATATACCCCGCGTTACATTTAGccttaaaaacgatcaaaacgcttaaaataggaggcattttgggCGTTTTGATCATTTTTAATGCTAAATAGAATGCGGGTACATATtggatactagatgacgcccgcaactccgttgcgccaaaattcgttgaaCACGCAGGacctgtacattttttcgggataaagagtatcctatgtctatctccatgccaaatatcagcaaaatcggttcagtggcttggacgtgaagaggcaacagacagacagacaaactttcgcatttttaatattagtaaattagtatggacagcaaacttcgaaaaTTTTTTGACGGTTGGTAGTTTGTTTGGACTCTGGttattaacatattttgaaGAGCTGACTTTGGTTCTGGTTGTCAGTCTGGTTGTCAGAATAAAAAGGATAGATTGTGATTTAAAAGACCTTTAATACTCTAGATAccctattgtttttttttttcaccccAGAACATTTAGAGCCATACCTTACCGTGATGCCATAGTGACGTGGCCAGCGACGTTACCATGGCTATGTCTGGCGTCGCCACAAAGGGGTGTTTTTCTTAAATTCTATGAAGATTTAAGAATATAcccgaaaaaaaaataatctgagGATATCACtaaaatcagcgactgattgagtGAAGGAGCATACAAAGACGCCACATGCGGAGTGGTCGACTCTGGCTATGTTGGCTACTTGGCAACGGCGCCAGTCAGTTGCCTGGTGAGTTACCCGTCCGAAAAGCGGTCTGCCGCTGGCAGACGACCGCTGGTGGAGATGCGGTCGCGGTGTCGTACCCGTGGCTCCGTCGTCGGAGAGAAGGCGCACCGccaagttttagtgggtagggctttcgagcgagtcccacatatctGCGTCAGGATCCCCATCCCCCGCGgaatgcgtaaatgcatttcttggCGTAAAAAAAAGGTGAGTTACCCGTCATACATCTCAATAGAACTAGTTGGCGACGTCGCTGGCCACGT encodes the following:
- the LOC121729226 gene encoding inosine-uridine preferring nucleoside hydrolase-like isoform X2, which translates into the protein MRDPSPKLVIDNDAGGDDAMAIFLALLYEKHYNGPKLIGLTTVNGNTNEDNVCLNNQRVLKIIKRQDVPIYRGSKSSLVRTPDAGHYYGKDGLGDSGKYLDGLKPAHTKNAVEALIDLSKEHKDQLTVVTLGALTNVALAIKLDPDFLSRIAHLYVGAGHIHNDSWPKAEFNAHMDVEAYHVVAAHATPDRVTFLPFSQVQQHCNFTVEWRKDVLGAIPTDIMRAQNLFEQVSLASQESWQALDPAAVAAAINPSLVDEFKFSRHDIVTCGEKRGITTNEFLEKENANARIVYSYKTEKYKQFLLDIFKLE
- the LOC121729226 gene encoding inosine-uridine preferring nucleoside hydrolase-like isoform X1, with amino-acid sequence MCIMLLLLLLLINLSCVLCSITDPSPKLVIDNDAGGDDAMAIFLALLYEKHYNGPKLIGLTTVNGNTNEDNVCLNNQRVLKIIKRQDVPIYRGSKSSLVRTPDAGHYYGKDGLGDSGKYLDGLKPAHTKNAVEALIDLSKEHKDQLTVVTLGALTNVALAIKLDPDFLSRIAHLYVGAGHIHNDSWPKAEFNAHMDVEAYHVVAAHATPDRVTFLPFSQVQQHCNFTVEWRKDVLGAIPTDIMRAQNLFEQVSLASQESWQALDPAAVAAAINPSLVDEFKFSRHDIVTCGEKRGITTNEFLEKENANARIVYSYKTEKYKQFLLDIFKLE
- the LOC121729225 gene encoding probable uridine nucleosidase 2 isoform X3, whose translation is MFSIVFLLNFYLAACTGVRPTNDGDRLRLVIDHDGGADDAMAIFMASLKDENFGGPKLTALTTTFGNVEESQAFINSQIILDVAGRSDVMLFRGSTEPFVKGIESDYFFGRDGLGDNGLQSYRPIRAQNVHAALGLIQMASRYREKLIVAAIGALTNIALAIKLDPEFINKVGHLYIGGGNINDEAEFNIAMDPEAYHIVVSHGQPDKLTLVPFTTIYANQNITEDWRINKLGTLPTSIMKRQNAFERVSMANSTYWCLLDPAAMAIVLDEDDIVVEAKYAKATVGTCDSERGVTRYDFESANATARVVTEVKKEPYQDLLLKLFAKDSKRAPWNWKL
- the LOC121729225 gene encoding probable uridine nucleosidase 2 isoform X1, with the protein product MNQSYRLLIALGPILVVVFVITLIFVLTRPTNDGDRLRLVIDHDGGADDAMAIFMASLKDENFGGPKLTALTTTFGNVEESQAFINSQIILDVAGRSDVMLFRGSTEPFVKGIESDYFFGRDGLGDNGLQSYRPIRAQNVHAALGLIQMASRYREKLIVAAIGALTNIALAIKLDPEFINKVGHLYIGGGNINDEAEFNIAMDPEAYHIVVSHGQPDKLTLVPFTTIYANQNITEDWRINKLGTLPTSIMKRQNAFERVSMANSTYWCLLDPAAMAIVLDEDDIVVEAKYAKATVGTCDSERGVTRYDFESANATARVVTEVKKEPYQDLLLKLFAKDSKRAPWNWKL
- the LOC121729225 gene encoding probable uridine nucleosidase 2 isoform X2, with protein sequence MNQSYRLLIALGPILVVVFVITLIFVLTRPTNDGDRLRLVIDHDGGADDAMAIFMASLKDENFGGPKLTALTTTFGNVEESQAFINSQIILDVAGRSDVMLFRGSTEPFVKGIESDYFFGRDGLGDNGLQSYRPIRAQNVHAALGLIQMASRYREKLIVAAIGALTNIALAIKLDPEFINKVGHLYIGGGNINDEAEFNIAMDPEAYHIVVSHGQPDKLTLVPFTTIYANQNITQDWRINKLGTLPTSIMKRQNAFERVSMANSTYWCLLDPAAMAIVLDEDDIVVEAKYAKATVGTCDSERGVTRYDFESANATARVVTEVKKEPYQDLLLKLFAKDSKRAPWNWKL
- the LOC121729225 gene encoding inosine-uridine preferring nucleoside hydrolase-like isoform X4, coding for MAIFMASLKDENFGGPKLTALTTTFGNVEESQAFINSQIILDVAGRSDVMLFRGSTEPFVKGIESDYFFGRDGLGDNGLQSYRPIRAQNVHAALGLIQMASRYREKLIVAAIGALTNIALAIKLDPEFINKVGHLYIGGGNINDEAEFNIAMDPEAYHIVVSHGQPDKLTLVPFTTIYANQNITEDWRINKLGTLPTSIMKRQNAFERVSMANSTYWCLLDPAAMAIVLDEDDIVVEAKYAKATVGTCDSERGVTRYDFESANATARVVTEVKKEPYQDLLLKLFAKDSKRAPWNWKL